The Episyrphus balteatus chromosome 3, idEpiBalt1.1, whole genome shotgun sequence genome segment taaggtgATAGTGGGTATCCATTGGAACCTTGGCTTCTAACACCATATCGCAGATCCAAAAGACAGgatgaattgaattttaatagaattcacGCCCAAGCTCGCAGTGTAAATGAGAGATGTATAGGCATTCTTAAAGGTATTATTCAACggattttttaggttttgaaagCCTTTATaactttcatttgtttttagGTAGATGGAGATGTTTACTACTTGAAAGAAAAAGTAGGTACAGTGCCATTAAGGTATCTAAATGCGTTAACGTATGCGCTGCACTGCACAATATTTGTATCCAATACAACGTTCCCGTGTTGGAACAAATTCACGAGGACGAAACACAATATCATTGGGATGCTGAAGACACCAAtagaataactttaaaaaaaagcagaaagaATAAGAGATCGAATAAAGCTTTTTTTGATACAAGCCTCGTAATACTAATCATAaactattaaataaaagaaaagaaacaataaatgaacacatagttaaataaatttattattatataagaAACATTTATAGGAACAAAGATTTAATCATCATAacgataaggaaaaaaaaaagcattaagaAATTGGCACACTACGAATTGGTTTTTGAACCTAATTTCAACTCCTCGAGTTCATTTCTCCTTAATGCAATTTGTATCTCTTGCTCACGTAGATTTAACTTTTGTATCTGTAGATTAAGATTGTCTGCGGCTTGTTTCTTCAAGATGTTAATTTGATCTTGTTTGAGATCCCTGATTTCAATTAAAACGCCaatcaatttttgttgaaattcttCACTAGAACTAGCAGAGTTCTTGAACAATTCCAGCCTGTCCGAACACCCGGATGAAGATGCCTTCTGAgtagttttcgtattttttttcggttctgGGACAATTGGAACATCATTCTCAACTTCAACTGAGTCATCTGAAGTATCAGACTCGCTTTCACTTAGAACGTTCTTCAGCAACTGTTCTACCTCATCTTCGATATTCATAGGCTCTTTTGAGGTTGACGGTTTTGTTGATGAATTTCTAACCGCTATTTCTCCACCAAAAGACTTCGCGTCAGTTATACCAAGTACTGCGGCTTTAATTTTGGCCAGCTCCGCAACAGCCTCCTCAAAAGGAGTAAGTTGTACTTCCTTATATGGACCACCGCCAGTTTTTTGcaacgaatttttattttttgccagtTTTGTTTTTGCGCGATGCTTATAGTCTGCCCATGTCTGAAattgaatgtttaaaaattatgaacATAGGTAAatacttttatgaaaattaatattaattaccTTTTTCCAGGCTTTAATATTCTTAACAGGTGGACCATTTGAGTTTAAGATTTGGCAAAGCTCCTCCCAAAGTTTTTGGGAACTTTGTCTGCCCAAAGAACTCTCTGCTGGAGAGTTTGTAGCCATTGTTGGGTATTTCTTCATATACTCTAACATTGTTTCTCTTTGGGCTTGTGTTGTGTTTGAAGTCCTTGaattggaaaaaatataaaaaaaataatatataataacaATAAGAAGATTTATTTGTAGAAATACTTACATTTGGACGAAATTTATGCACACGAACAGCCTCTttctttgaatttattataaaaacaataattaattttttcaaattcaaaatcaaacgtcaaaattttttgaattttttcgggtaggtatgacacttttgaaataattttgttcattAATCGATTAAAGTCGaaacaaaattcgttaaaattCGAATCGTCATATTTTCTTttacatataatttttatatataaatccGTTAACAATAATGAATTTGTtcttcaatttatttcagttttacttcatttttttacttcaaatcaTGTATTTATTTTCGATAAAGcatacactttttttgttttgttatcgaTTTTGTATCGATTTCAGAAATGCCCTCATGCCTAGGACAACTAAATTTGAcagtcaaaaaatttattttttgacactCATGCgacaagaattaaaaaaacgaaaaacgatACAGAATGTGAACTGCGACTATCGCACAATTtctttcgtttttgaaaaacgaaagattgctttcgtttcgttttttacAGAATGTGGCCCCTGTTCACTGGGGTCCGTTCAGTTATATTTTTGCATTGGCTGTgactaatttttatatattaagatCTCTTCTTTTTGTTCCTACTACatgggttgagtttttattatGTATTGCAACaaaggtgtattttatttggtattgaaaaaacagtgtgtttttttttagaatacaagtttcttgttaaaaatttaaaaaaaagttgtattaaatataaataatgttttctaaaaccaaaaaaaaatggttgactTTAATTGTCGTTCTTGTTCTATGTTACAACttcactgaaccaaaaaggtacataaaattaatgaattcgtacattaatttaatgtaaaaattcatggcaaatgagccaatgtacaaattcattaaatttaagaatctttttatgaacaaattcataagggaatgaatctttcttaaaaattaagaataagttcttaaattttatgaatttgttcataaacgaattcgaaaatgtttgaacattttaagaaaagtttcttagattttaagaaaagtttcttacattttaagattatttcttgaattttatgattttttttcataaatttcgtaaaaatttaaatgaaatgttgcttaaattttatgaaaaaaataataaaaactatgaatttttcttaaagttgtatgattgttttcataaaatataatacgcttttcattaaaatgtatgcatttatttatataaatgcatataataCATATGGTATGGTATATCCATTccaagcctttaatttgttcataaaaaaattttatcccaaacaaacaaacagcaaaagaaaacaacccaaaatctaaaacaaaaaaatgaaaattgtttttaaaaataaaagaaattattaagtttaaacgttataaaaatgttttattgatcaTTATCACTATAAATTTCAGTATAAagttaagttttaatttaattttacttttttaatagatgcatcatctggaaagatagaaaaaagattgtattagtaaaattaatatgtactatttgatttaaaaaattgaaatagctagaaggttaaattatcttttaccttattgtaatcggc includes the following:
- the LOC129916247 gene encoding uncharacterized protein LOC129916247 — encoded protein: MTSNTTQAQRETMLEYMKKYPTMATNSPAESSLGRQSSQKLWEELCQILNSNGPPVKNIKAWKKTWADYKHRAKTKLAKNKNSLQKTGGGPYKEVQLTPFEEAVAELAKIKAAVLGITDAKSFGGEIAVRNSSTKPSTSKEPMNIEDEVEQLLKNVLSESESDTSDDSVEVENDVPIVPEPKKNTKTTQKASSSGCSDRLELFKNSASSSEEFQQKLIGVLIEIRDLKQDQINILKKQAADNLNLQIQKLNLREQEIQIALRRNELEELKLGSKTNS